A single genomic interval of Blochmannia endosymbiont of Camponotus sp. C-003 harbors:
- the ppa gene encoding inorganic diphosphatase, which translates to MYFNQVPAGKNIPEDIYVIIEIPANSDPIKYEINKKTGIIFVDRFLLTPMFYPCNYGYINKTLSLDGDPIDVLVPTPYPLRSGCVIHCRPIGMLNMIDESGEDSKIIAVPHDKISKRYSLVKNISDFSMLLRNQISHFFKNYKELDSEKWVKIKGWSDINTAKTEILNSFERFKKNM; encoded by the coding sequence ATGTATTTCAATCAAGTACCAGCAGGAAAGAATATTCCAGAAGACATATATGTAATTATTGAAATTCCAGCGAATTCTGATCCAATTAAATATGAAATTAACAAAAAAACAGGAATAATATTTGTTGATCGTTTCTTACTAACGCCTATGTTTTATCCTTGTAATTATGGTTATATCAATAAAACTTTATCGCTAGACGGAGATCCAATAGATGTATTAGTACCTACTCCATATCCTTTACGATCAGGTTGTGTAATACATTGCCGTCCTATAGGTATGCTTAACATGATAGATGAATCTGGAGAAGATTCTAAAATCATTGCAGTTCCTCATGATAAAATATCAAAACGATATTCATTAGTTAAAAATATAAGTGATTTTTCAATGTTATTACGCAATCAAATCAGTCATTTTTTCAAAAATTACAAAGAACTAGATTCTGAAAAGTGGGTAAAAATAAAAGGTTGGAGCGATATTAACACTGCTAAAACGGAAATTTTAAACTCTTTTGAACGTTTTAAAAAAAATATGTAA